Proteins encoded within one genomic window of Granulicella pectinivorans:
- a CDS encoding ABC transporter substrate-binding protein, producing the protein MTLKPIAFCLLVALTGCKPKPPANGLLPITLQTDWYPQPEMGGFYEAQLQGLYKQAGLDVTIAPGGPTIVGEQMVATNTAQFSMGSSDKVLTSVSQGIPLVAVAATMQQDPQALMVHAASPVKTFADLEGKTIAAKPGSTWFQYLLSRFNLKNVREIPATYSVANFLQDPNYIQQAFVTSEPYFANKAGSQVRTLLISSTGYQPYRVIYTSRRFLMQHPDAVQKFVDASMAGWKAYLADPVPVDAELQKLNPALNIEQMKFSVETLKANHFVDGDGTPDSHLGHFTHQRWDALYQQLLDLKVITHPIDPSTAYVTRFAP; encoded by the coding sequence ATGACGCTGAAGCCCATCGCCTTCTGCCTACTCGTTGCGCTTACCGGCTGTAAGCCCAAGCCGCCCGCGAACGGTCTGCTTCCGATCACGCTCCAGACCGACTGGTATCCGCAGCCGGAGATGGGTGGCTTCTACGAGGCGCAGCTCCAGGGCCTGTACAAACAGGCCGGCCTCGACGTCACGATCGCTCCGGGTGGCCCGACAATCGTCGGCGAGCAGATGGTGGCGACCAACACCGCGCAGTTCTCGATGGGATCGTCGGACAAGGTGCTGACCTCGGTGTCGCAGGGGATTCCCCTCGTCGCCGTGGCCGCCACCATGCAGCAGGACCCGCAGGCGCTGATGGTGCATGCTGCATCTCCGGTGAAGACCTTCGCGGACCTGGAAGGCAAGACGATCGCTGCGAAACCGGGATCGACATGGTTTCAGTATCTGCTCAGCCGCTTCAACCTTAAGAACGTCCGCGAGATCCCCGCTACGTATTCGGTGGCGAACTTCCTGCAGGATCCGAACTATATCCAGCAGGCGTTCGTGACGTCCGAGCCCTACTTCGCCAACAAGGCGGGATCGCAAGTCCGCACGCTGCTCATCAGCTCGACCGGCTACCAGCCCTACCGCGTGATCTACACCTCGCGACGGTTCCTCATGCAGCATCCCGACGCCGTGCAGAAGTTCGTCGACGCCTCCATGGCGGGATGGAAGGCGTATCTCGCAGACCCGGTGCCGGTGGATGCCGAGCTCCAGAAGCTGAACCCCGCGCTGAATATCGAACAGATGAAGTTTTCCGTGGAAACACTGAAAGCAAACCACTTCGTCGATGGAGATGGCACTCCGGACTCGCATCTCGGCCACTTTACGCACCAGCGTTGGGACGCCCTCTATCAGCAGCTCCTGGACCTCAAGGTCATCACGCACCCCATCGACCCAAGCACCGCGTACGTGACGCGCTTCGCCCCCTAA
- the hpxZ gene encoding oxalurate catabolism protein HpxZ, giving the protein MIVNDPEVHAELAALYPLYETALVENDVEILTKMFWASEFAMRFGATENLYGIEEIEAFRKARPAVGLMRKVVRLDIVTFGKDYGSVTLEFERETPAKLVRGRQSQVWVRLPEGWRIVAAHVSLLP; this is encoded by the coding sequence TTGATCGTCAACGACCCTGAAGTCCACGCGGAGCTTGCAGCGCTCTATCCGCTGTACGAGACGGCGCTGGTGGAGAATGATGTCGAAATCCTGACAAAGATGTTCTGGGCTTCGGAGTTCGCGATGCGCTTCGGAGCAACCGAGAACCTCTACGGGATCGAAGAGATCGAGGCCTTTCGCAAGGCAAGACCCGCCGTGGGACTGATGCGGAAGGTCGTCCGGCTGGACATCGTCACCTTCGGTAAAGACTACGGCAGCGTCACACTGGAGTTCGAACGCGAAACGCCCGCGAAGCTGGTTCGCGGGCGTCAGTCACAGGTGTGGGTTAGGCTGCCGGAAGGTTGGCGCATCGTCGCAGCGCACGTCTCGCTTCTGCCTTGA
- a CDS encoding DUF3592 domain-containing protein, giving the protein MYETPASHPKKHHKASWIPTVATVYSVVWFEASRNNYAHYDVTFSYRVNGELETGHFTDYTSEADSYLKRGDEIEVLYNPANPCKTYYPYVHTATKRRLIACGLGFALGAVALILSLLHGKSGR; this is encoded by the coding sequence ATGTACGAGACGCCGGCCTCGCACCCGAAGAAACACCACAAGGCCAGTTGGATTCCGACCGTAGCTACGGTCTACTCAGTGGTATGGTTCGAGGCTTCGCGAAATAACTACGCTCATTACGACGTTACCTTCTCGTATCGCGTGAACGGCGAACTGGAAACCGGCCACTTTACCGATTACACCAGTGAAGCCGACAGCTACCTGAAACGTGGTGATGAGATCGAGGTGCTTTACAACCCTGCGAATCCTTGCAAGACGTATTACCCATACGTCCACACCGCTACGAAACGCCGCTTGATCGCCTGTGGATTAGGCTTCGCACTCGGTGCGGTCGCGCTCATTCTCTCTCTGTTGCATGGGAAGTCCGGCAGGTAG
- a CDS encoding acetamidase/formamidase family protein, producing the protein MTTHRLAAEPTHSVWNKDLLPRLSIAPGDTVLFECTDASGGQVKPGSTVADFLAIDRTKIHSLTGPVLIEGAEPGDVLQIDVLDVAHKGWAWTSVIAGLGFLDERFTEPYLFHWHLEGDVSRSLAPAVVPLRPFCGVMGVAQADAGEFRTRPPGAFGGNMDVRELSAGATLYLPVMVHGALFSCGDAHAAQGDGEVCINGMECPADVTLRFALHKNKTLAGPVIEAAPRTGEDGPAWVVVESGTDAFATAQAATSRMIDLLVVRWGFEPVQAYVLCSVAMKLRLSQVVNRPMVTVSAALAKSILPERSLF; encoded by the coding sequence TTGACGACGCATCGTCTCGCGGCGGAACCCACACACTCCGTCTGGAACAAGGACCTGCTGCCCCGGTTGTCCATCGCGCCGGGCGACACAGTCCTCTTTGAATGCACCGACGCCAGCGGCGGCCAGGTCAAACCGGGGTCGACGGTAGCGGACTTCCTCGCCATTGACCGCACCAAGATCCACTCTCTGACCGGCCCGGTCTTGATCGAAGGGGCAGAACCCGGCGACGTCCTGCAGATCGATGTGCTCGATGTCGCGCACAAGGGCTGGGCCTGGACAAGCGTCATCGCGGGACTCGGATTTCTCGACGAGCGCTTCACCGAGCCCTATCTCTTCCATTGGCATCTGGAGGGAGACGTCTCACGCTCGCTCGCCCCTGCGGTCGTGCCCTTGCGTCCTTTTTGCGGCGTCATGGGAGTCGCCCAGGCAGACGCCGGTGAGTTCCGCACGCGCCCGCCCGGAGCCTTCGGCGGCAATATGGATGTGCGCGAGCTGAGCGCCGGAGCCACGCTGTATCTGCCCGTGATGGTCCACGGCGCCCTGTTCTCCTGCGGCGATGCCCACGCCGCGCAGGGAGATGGCGAGGTCTGCATCAACGGCATGGAGTGCCCGGCGGACGTCACGCTGCGATTTGCGCTGCACAAAAACAAGACACTGGCCGGTCCGGTCATCGAGGCCGCACCGCGCACCGGTGAAGATGGTCCCGCCTGGGTGGTGGTTGAATCCGGCACCGACGCCTTCGCTACGGCACAGGCCGCCACATCGCGGATGATCGATCTTTTGGTGGTGCGCTGGGGATTCGAGCCGGTGCAGGCCTATGTGCTCTGCTCGGTGGCGATGAAGCTGCGTCTGAGCCAGGTCGTCAACAGGCCCATGGTGACGGTAAGCGCGGCGCTGGCCAAGTCCATTCTGCCCGAGAGGAGCCTCTTTTGA
- a CDS encoding DUF2165 family protein: protein MILRLSKCILLAGVSFFFTLVVFNNLADYNANYQFVRHILMMDTIFPNSPSLWRSLQSSTLHTLFYHSIIATEAVIALVSWWGTINLLRAIRATPAAFQQAKSVGTVALTLACSLWLVAFLTVGGEWFLMWQSHGWNGQEEAFRMFTICAFVLVYLTLSEPEIRL, encoded by the coding sequence ATGATCCTCCGTCTCTCGAAGTGCATCCTTCTGGCCGGCGTCTCGTTCTTCTTCACCCTGGTCGTCTTCAACAATCTCGCGGACTACAACGCCAACTACCAGTTCGTCCGCCACATCCTGATGATGGACACCATCTTCCCCAACAGTCCGAGCCTGTGGCGAAGCCTCCAGAGTTCCACTCTCCACACGCTCTTCTATCACTCCATCATTGCCACGGAGGCGGTCATTGCTCTCGTAAGCTGGTGGGGAACGATCAACCTGCTCCGTGCCATCCGTGCGACACCCGCCGCCTTCCAGCAGGCGAAGTCGGTGGGCACCGTGGCGCTGACCCTGGCTTGCAGCCTATGGCTCGTCGCCTTCCTGACGGTGGGCGGAGAGTGGTTTCTCATGTGGCAGTCGCATGGCTGGAACGGGCAGGAAGAGGCCTTCCGCATGTTCACAATCTGCGCCTTCGTCCTTGTCTACCTCACCTTGAGTGAGCCCGAGATCCGCCTATGA
- a CDS encoding peroxiredoxin-like family protein: MPLQDQLDRITQNTRALVQAERLAVSEAATAALFQTGIEDRIAPVGSIAPTFTLADALTGKPVHLADVLSLGPVVLKFFRGRWCPYCVTELEIWRDLYADVRRRGAFLLAISPQTPRQNDFTLQQHELPFPILSDPGAQVSHAYGLAHTIPVPLRNYYRSILVNIPFANAGLTYDTATEASWTLPLPATFLVRQDGTIAFAEAHADFHVRPEPADVLALL; this comes from the coding sequence ATGCCTCTCCAAGACCAACTCGACCGCATTACTCAGAACACACGGGCTCTCGTCCAGGCCGAGCGCCTCGCCGTCTCCGAAGCCGCTACCGCCGCACTCTTTCAGACCGGCATTGAAGACCGGATAGCCCCTGTAGGTTCCATTGCTCCCACGTTCACGCTTGCGGACGCGCTGACCGGCAAGCCGGTTCACCTGGCCGATGTGCTTTCGCTGGGACCGGTGGTGTTGAAGTTCTTTCGCGGGCGCTGGTGTCCTTATTGCGTGACGGAGCTGGAGATCTGGCGCGATCTCTATGCCGACGTGCGTCGTCGCGGGGCGTTTCTGCTGGCGATCTCGCCCCAAACTCCGCGGCAGAACGACTTTACGCTGCAACAACACGAGCTGCCGTTTCCGATTCTGTCGGACCCGGGCGCGCAGGTCTCGCATGCTTACGGGCTGGCCCATACGATTCCCGTCCCCCTGCGGAACTACTACCGGTCGATCCTGGTCAATATTCCTTTTGCAAATGCAGGCCTTACGTATGACACAGCTACAGAGGCCAGTTGGACGCTGCCCTTGCCGGCTACGTTTCTTGTCAGGCAGGACGGTACGATCGCGTTCGCCGAGGCGCATGCGGACTTTCATGTGCGGCCTGAGCCAGCGGATGTGCTTGCACTCCTCTAA
- a CDS encoding RidA family protein codes for MSFEKVVSDRGLVLPATSSAGGNYIPAKTVGSLVYLSGVISKDENGVITGTVGADKTVEDGYAAARGCALAQLAVLKKHLGSLDLIKQVVSVNGYVNAVNGFPDPPKVINGFSDLLEEVFGESGKHVRAAIGVNSLPRNALVEVQMVVAI; via the coding sequence ATGTCGTTTGAAAAAGTAGTGTCGGATCGAGGTTTGGTGTTACCGGCGACGTCGTCGGCGGGAGGGAACTATATCCCGGCGAAGACCGTCGGCTCCCTGGTCTATCTGTCGGGCGTTATTTCGAAGGACGAAAACGGGGTCATCACCGGCACGGTCGGAGCGGATAAGACTGTCGAAGACGGATACGCCGCCGCGCGGGGTTGCGCCCTCGCGCAGCTTGCCGTGCTGAAGAAGCATCTGGGGTCGCTCGACCTGATCAAGCAGGTCGTCAGCGTCAACGGTTATGTGAACGCCGTGAATGGCTTTCCCGATCCTCCAAAGGTGATCAACGGCTTCTCCGATCTTCTCGAGGAGGTCTTCGGTGAGTCAGGGAAGCACGTCCGAGCCGCCATCGGCGTGAACTCGCTGCCACGCAATGCTCTCGTCGAGGTCCAGATGGTGGTGGCGATTTGA
- a CDS encoding c-type cytochrome, producing the protein MERQWSLSHLPAFCVLLLSACLPAFAQRLTLQPTRHSPDDLEVTGLTLSPGYLTRAALLRLPQSTTIVDHDPDFPGLSFHVSGVRLETLAKALGVPAKDDLIDAQCTDFYRSHYPADYIARHHPILILSIEGKTPAAWAKAAHTDDPGPYFVEHADYTPSFQVLGHSDQRQVPTNVVRLNISSTEATYGPITPPGPATQQVDQGFTIAKQNCLRCHAEGSVGGRKSHFTWQMLGAIAKNSPNDFSRYILNPTSVNTSATMPGNPSYDEATRAALTAYFQAIAQQEPTRR; encoded by the coding sequence ATGGAGCGACAATGGAGCCTTTCCCACCTGCCTGCGTTTTGCGTGCTGCTCCTCTCTGCCTGCCTTCCGGCCTTTGCCCAGCGTCTTACTCTGCAGCCGACTCGGCATTCCCCCGACGATCTTGAGGTTACAGGACTTACGCTTTCGCCCGGGTATCTGACACGGGCTGCGTTGCTGCGTCTGCCGCAGTCCACCACCATCGTCGACCACGATCCCGACTTCCCCGGGCTCAGCTTCCATGTGAGCGGCGTGCGCCTGGAGACACTGGCCAAAGCTCTTGGCGTTCCAGCAAAAGACGATCTTATCGACGCCCAGTGTACGGACTTCTACCGCTCCCATTATCCGGCGGACTATATTGCCCGACATCATCCCATCCTGATCCTGAGCATCGAAGGCAAAACCCCGGCGGCTTGGGCCAAGGCGGCCCATACGGACGATCCTGGCCCTTACTTCGTCGAGCACGCGGACTACACTCCGAGCTTCCAGGTCCTGGGCCATAGCGATCAGCGGCAGGTTCCGACCAACGTCGTTCGTCTGAACATCTCTTCCACGGAAGCCACCTACGGCCCCATCACACCGCCTGGGCCGGCAACGCAACAGGTGGATCAAGGGTTCACGATCGCCAAACAAAACTGCCTCCGTTGCCATGCCGAGGGGTCGGTCGGGGGAAGGAAGTCTCACTTTACCTGGCAGATGCTCGGCGCGATTGCAAAGAATAGCCCCAACGACTTCTCACGATACATCCTGAACCCCACCAGCGTGAACACAAGCGCCACCATGCCGGGCAATCCTTCCTACGATGAAGCTACCCGCGCCGCTCTCACCGCTTACTTCCAGGCCATCGCCCAACAGGAGCCCACACGCCGATGA
- a CDS encoding L-lactate permease — protein MNTFCLALELPVWQQRYDPAGHWLVSTALAALPLLVLLTCMAVVRMKAHLSALMGLGTVLLVAMLAFHMPGKLAAEAAAYGAGYGLFPIFWIIFPVIFLYGLTVRAGRFQMLQDCLMNVTGDSRLQLLLIAFSIGAFFEGAAGFGTPVAVCSTLLLGLGFAPLQAAGLALLANTAPVAFGALGIPVTALHGVTGIDTLILTRVIAALLVPFCVMVPFWVIWTFAGFKAMLEVWPAALVAGGTFAATQLFVARVHGPWLVDLSASLLSIAALILFLRVWKPKRILNARCEDVTGDAVVKTAGEGRRVLTAGTPWAILMLCVTIWGTPAFGHWLDGFSAVRWVIAGLDHVVFRMPPAVPTAAAEAAVFAFNWLSATGTGIFIAALIAAFAMRLPVKVVGEVLWQTVLNTRFTVITIAALMALGFVSRFCGLDATLGLAFARTGLLYPFFGTLVGWLGTASTGSDTSSNVLFGSLQKLTAQQLHISPALMASANSGGGVMGKMVAPQSVVIASTATGIYGKEGTILRFVFLHSFALACLMGIIVMLVVYLPWLNRMVLG, from the coding sequence ATGAATACATTTTGTCTGGCGTTGGAGCTTCCGGTCTGGCAGCAGCGGTACGATCCGGCAGGGCATTGGCTTGTCTCGACCGCGCTGGCCGCGCTTCCTCTCCTTGTGCTCCTCACCTGCATGGCGGTCGTCAGGATGAAGGCCCACCTCTCGGCTCTCATGGGTCTTGGAACCGTACTTCTGGTCGCCATGCTCGCCTTTCATATGCCCGGAAAGCTCGCGGCGGAGGCAGCAGCATACGGCGCGGGTTACGGTCTATTCCCCATCTTCTGGATCATCTTCCCAGTCATCTTCCTCTACGGCCTTACCGTGCGCGCCGGACGCTTTCAGATGCTTCAGGACTGCCTGATGAACGTGACCGGCGATTCCCGCCTGCAGCTCCTGCTCATCGCCTTTTCAATCGGAGCGTTCTTCGAAGGCGCCGCCGGCTTTGGAACTCCCGTAGCGGTCTGCAGCACCCTCCTCCTCGGCCTGGGCTTCGCGCCTTTGCAAGCTGCAGGCCTGGCTCTTCTGGCCAACACAGCTCCGGTGGCCTTCGGCGCGCTGGGAATTCCGGTCACCGCCCTCCACGGCGTGACAGGCATCGACACCCTCATCCTCACCCGCGTGATCGCAGCCCTGCTCGTGCCGTTCTGCGTCATGGTCCCCTTCTGGGTCATCTGGACCTTCGCCGGCTTCAAAGCGATGCTGGAAGTCTGGCCTGCCGCTCTCGTCGCTGGAGGAACCTTTGCGGCGACGCAGCTCTTTGTCGCCCGCGTCCACGGCCCGTGGCTCGTCGATCTCAGCGCCTCTCTGCTCTCGATCGCAGCCCTCATCCTCTTCCTGCGTGTCTGGAAGCCGAAGCGGATCCTGAACGCCCGCTGCGAAGACGTCACAGGCGACGCTGTGGTCAAGACCGCAGGGGAGGGAAGGCGTGTGCTCACAGCAGGCACCCCCTGGGCAATCCTGATGCTCTGCGTCACCATCTGGGGCACGCCGGCCTTCGGCCATTGGCTCGACGGTTTCAGCGCCGTCCGCTGGGTCATCGCCGGCCTCGATCACGTCGTGTTCCGCATGCCCCCAGCCGTCCCCACCGCCGCGGCAGAGGCTGCGGTCTTCGCCTTCAACTGGCTCTCCGCGACCGGCACCGGCATCTTCATCGCCGCGCTGATCGCCGCCTTTGCCATGCGCCTGCCGGTCAAGGTGGTGGGCGAGGTCCTGTGGCAGACCGTGCTCAACACCCGCTTTACTGTGATCACGATCGCGGCCCTCATGGCACTTGGATTCGTCTCCCGCTTCTGCGGCTTGGACGCGACGCTCGGCCTGGCCTTCGCCCGCACCGGCCTCCTCTACCCTTTCTTCGGAACGCTCGTCGGCTGGCTCGGAACCGCATCGACGGGCTCCGACACCTCCTCGAACGTGCTCTTCGGCAGCCTGCAGAAGCTGACTGCCCAGCAGCTGCACATCTCACCCGCCCTGATGGCCTCGGCCAACTCCGGAGGAGGCGTCATGGGCAAGATGGTCGCGCCGCAGAGCGTCGTGATCGCCAGCACCGCCACCGGCATCTACGGTAAGGAAGGAACCATCCTGCGGTTCGTCTTCCTGCACAGCTTCGCGCTCGCCTGCCTCATGGGCATCATCGTCATGTTGGTGGTGTATCTGCCGTGGCTGAACCGGATGGTCCTGGGGTAG
- a CDS encoding IclR family transcriptional regulator domain-containing protein, whose product MPLPLTPAAPTAEKPELPAPPATPASSLDVYTGDPNFMTSLARGLIVIQAFSQATPQMTISQLSVKTGLSRAAVRRCLYTLTKLGFAGAEDGSRYSLRPRLLTLSQTYTTSNSLSSAAQPILERMSATLRESFSVATLDGDDIVYIARTAGTRVMAVDLHIGSRLPAYCTSMGRVLLAYLPPDELETYLARAVLTPHTTRTITSVEKLRLALRNVRRNGYALVDQELEVGLRSLAVPVYGPSGRVAATVNLSGNAPRMPVYDMQTRFLPYLRNAALELGAFLR is encoded by the coding sequence ATGCCTCTCCCCCTTACGCCCGCCGCTCCCACCGCAGAGAAGCCAGAGCTCCCCGCACCTCCAGCAACGCCTGCAAGCTCACTCGACGTTTACACCGGCGACCCGAACTTCATGACGTCGCTTGCACGTGGATTGATCGTCATCCAGGCCTTTTCACAGGCCACGCCGCAGATGACCATCTCGCAGCTCTCGGTCAAGACCGGTCTTTCGCGCGCCGCAGTCCGCCGCTGCCTCTACACCCTTACCAAGCTTGGATTCGCCGGCGCTGAAGATGGTTCGCGTTATTCACTGCGTCCGCGCCTGTTGACCCTCTCCCAAACGTACACGACGTCGAACTCCCTCTCGAGTGCGGCGCAACCTATCCTGGAGCGCATGTCGGCAACGCTGCGCGAAAGTTTCTCGGTGGCCACGCTGGACGGGGATGACATCGTCTACATCGCCCGAACCGCGGGCACGCGTGTGATGGCTGTCGACCTGCACATTGGATCGAGGCTTCCCGCCTACTGCACCAGCATGGGACGCGTTCTGCTCGCTTACCTGCCGCCCGATGAGCTAGAAACGTATCTGGCCCGCGCCGTTCTGACGCCGCACACCACCCGGACCATCACGTCGGTCGAGAAGCTGCGTCTGGCTCTGCGCAACGTGCGCCGCAACGGCTATGCGCTGGTCGATCAGGAACTGGAAGTCGGGCTTCGCTCGCTGGCCGTGCCGGTGTATGGGCCATCCGGACGGGTCGCCGCCACGGTAAACCTCTCCGGCAACGCGCCACGCATGCCGGTGTACGACATGCAGACCCGCTTCCTGCCGTATCTGCGCAACGCCGCGCTGGAGCTGGGAGCGTTTCTACGCTAG
- the pgi gene encoding glucose-6-phosphate isomerase → MTTAATPLSERSAWKALAQHAEAMKEVHLRTLFAEDPSRGEKFTAEAAGLFLDYSKNRVTGETLKLLVQLAEESGLKTHIEAMFTGEKINTTENRAVLHVALRAPKGESIFVDGVDQVPPVHAVLDKMSDFADRVRSGEWKGYTGKKIKNVVNIGIGGSDLGPVMAYEALKHYSQRDIIFRFVSNVDGTDFAEAVEDLSADETLFLVASKTFTTLETMTNAHSAREWALASLKDDAAIAKHFVAISTNAKEVSKFGIDTANMFEFWDWVGGRYSMDSAIGLSTMVAIGPNAFREMLAGFHAMDVHFRTTPFENNLPALLGLLTVWYTDFFDAQTMAVLPYEQYLKRFPAYLQQLTMESNGKHVTLAGTHVETETGPIYWGEPGTNGQHSFYQLIHQGTRLIPCDFIGFYKTLNPLGRHHDMLMANVFAQAEALAFGKTAEEVKAEGVPEALVPHKVFEGNRPSNILLAEKLTPAVLGSLIALYEHAVFTQGTIWGIDSFDQWGVELGKVLATRILGELEGTGELKHDTSTNRLIEKYRANK, encoded by the coding sequence ATGACGACAGCAGCGACCCCCCTGAGTGAGCGTTCGGCATGGAAGGCCCTGGCACAGCACGCGGAAGCGATGAAGGAGGTGCATCTGCGGACGCTGTTCGCCGAAGACCCCTCGCGTGGTGAGAAGTTTACGGCCGAGGCGGCAGGCCTCTTCCTCGACTACTCGAAGAACCGCGTGACCGGCGAGACGCTGAAGCTGCTCGTGCAGTTGGCAGAGGAGTCGGGACTGAAGACGCACATCGAAGCGATGTTCACCGGCGAGAAGATCAACACCACGGAAAATCGCGCTGTCTTGCATGTAGCCCTGCGCGCTCCCAAGGGCGAGTCGATCTTCGTCGATGGCGTGGACCAGGTTCCGCCGGTACACGCGGTGCTGGACAAGATGTCCGACTTCGCCGATCGTGTCCGCTCGGGCGAGTGGAAGGGCTATACCGGCAAGAAGATCAAGAATGTCGTGAACATCGGCATCGGCGGCTCCGATCTTGGTCCGGTCATGGCGTACGAGGCTCTGAAGCACTACAGCCAGCGCGACATCATCTTCCGCTTCGTCTCGAACGTGGATGGCACGGACTTTGCTGAAGCGGTCGAAGATCTCAGCGCGGATGAGACGCTCTTCCTCGTCGCCTCGAAGACCTTTACGACCCTCGAGACCATGACCAACGCGCACTCTGCTCGCGAGTGGGCCCTCGCCTCGCTCAAGGACGATGCCGCAATCGCGAAGCACTTCGTCGCCATCTCAACCAACGCTAAGGAGGTGTCGAAGTTCGGCATCGATACGGCGAACATGTTCGAGTTCTGGGACTGGGTCGGCGGACGCTACTCCATGGATTCCGCCATCGGCCTCTCGACCATGGTAGCCATCGGCCCCAATGCCTTCAGGGAGATGCTCGCCGGCTTCCACGCCATGGACGTGCATTTCCGCACCACGCCCTTTGAGAACAACCTGCCCGCACTGCTTGGGCTGCTGACCGTCTGGTACACGGACTTCTTCGATGCCCAGACGATGGCCGTGCTGCCTTATGAGCAGTACCTGAAGCGCTTCCCGGCTTACCTCCAGCAGTTGACGATGGAGTCGAACGGCAAGCACGTCACACTCGCTGGAACGCACGTCGAAACCGAGACCGGCCCGATCTACTGGGGCGAGCCCGGCACGAACGGCCAGCACTCGTTCTACCAGCTCATTCACCAGGGAACGCGCCTCATCCCCTGCGACTTCATCGGCTTCTACAAGACGCTGAACCCGCTCGGACGCCACCACGACATGCTCATGGCGAACGTCTTCGCGCAGGCCGAAGCCCTGGCCTTCGGCAAGACCGCCGAAGAGGTCAAGGCAGAGGGCGTCCCCGAAGCTCTGGTGCCGCACAAGGTCTTCGAGGGCAACCGCCCATCGAACATCCTTCTGGCCGAAAAGCTGACACCCGCAGTGCTTGGCTCTCTGATCGCTCTCTACGAGCACGCAGTCTTCACGCAAGGAACGATCTGGGGCATCGACTCGTTCGACCAGTGGGGCGTGGAGTTGGGCAAAGTGCTGGCAACGCGCATCCTCGGTGAGCTCGAAGGCACAGGAGAGCTGAAGCACGACACCTCGACCAACCGTCTGATCGAGAAGTACCGGGCGAATAAGTAG